One window from the genome of uncultured Tateyamaria sp. encodes:
- a CDS encoding 3'-5' exonuclease, translated as MATQLPLRLRIFLFFCLLAAGGVVLVAGTMWFGWARAETALPAGPFVTAFVLFAFLNTGLALVVWLLFDENVAKPINALAADLRLRAHSGVKTALSTDSARYLGDLAPAARAVSTTLGSGLIDTATEVARKTAQLQSETERLTALLTEIPVATIMVNDHLCIVLYDGQAAQILSGISAPRLKAPLVDYFYAADLGRAKSEINRTGAEAAFDLRDKDGVQNFAARLKPLDGSGFMLLIDVPDAELSPDAARPLVYDFDLLNAAAASDQRETPLSELCCVAFDSETTGLSTTTDDVVQLGAVRVLNGRIVEGEVLDTYVDPGRPIPPASTAVHHVRDEHVRGAPDFPTAGKALHDFCRDAVLVAHNAPFDLAFLRRGEDETGVRWDHPVLDTVLLSAIVFGTNEAHSLDALCERLGITIHADLRHTALGDAQATAQALVKLIPLLEGRGLRTLADVIAESKKHGRLLRDLN; from the coding sequence ATGGCGACCCAACTGCCCCTGCGCCTGCGCATTTTCCTGTTCTTCTGTCTATTGGCGGCGGGTGGTGTGGTGCTGGTGGCGGGGACGATGTGGTTCGGCTGGGCACGGGCGGAAACTGCCCTGCCCGCCGGGCCCTTTGTCACTGCATTTGTCCTGTTTGCCTTTCTCAATACCGGGCTGGCGTTGGTTGTCTGGCTGCTTTTTGACGAAAACGTCGCCAAACCGATCAATGCGCTGGCCGCAGATCTGCGCCTGCGCGCGCATTCCGGGGTCAAGACGGCGTTGAGCACCGATAGTGCCCGCTATCTGGGGGATCTTGCCCCAGCGGCGCGGGCGGTGTCCACGACCCTCGGTTCAGGTCTGATCGATACGGCCACGGAAGTGGCACGCAAAACGGCGCAATTGCAATCAGAGACCGAGCGGCTGACTGCGTTGTTGACCGAGATTCCGGTGGCCACGATCATGGTGAACGATCATCTTTGTATTGTGCTGTATGACGGACAGGCGGCGCAGATTTTGTCTGGCATTTCTGCGCCGCGACTGAAGGCGCCGCTGGTCGACTACTTCTATGCCGCTGATCTGGGCCGCGCGAAGTCCGAGATAAACCGCACAGGGGCCGAGGCCGCCTTTGACTTGCGCGACAAAGACGGAGTTCAGAACTTTGCCGCTCGGTTGAAGCCTTTGGATGGGTCGGGCTTCATGCTGTTAATAGACGTGCCGGATGCGGAATTGTCCCCGGATGCGGCCCGACCGCTGGTTTATGATTTTGATTTGCTGAATGCAGCGGCCGCATCGGATCAGCGTGAAACCCCTTTGTCCGAACTGTGCTGTGTCGCCTTTGATTCCGAAACCACCGGCCTGTCGACTACCACTGACGATGTGGTGCAGTTGGGGGCTGTGCGGGTTTTGAACGGCCGCATTGTCGAAGGCGAGGTGCTGGACACTTATGTCGACCCCGGTCGCCCGATCCCGCCCGCTTCCACTGCTGTGCATCATGTGCGTGACGAACATGTGCGCGGTGCGCCTGATTTCCCGACGGCCGGGAAGGCGCTGCATGACTTTTGCCGGGATGCGGTCTTGGTTGCGCATAATGCGCCGTTCGATCTGGCATTTTTGCGGCGTGGAGAAGACGAAACAGGTGTCCGTTGGGATCACCCGGTTCTGGACACGGTTCTGTTGTCCGCCATCGTCTTCGGCACAAACGAAGCGCATTCGCTCGACGCTTTGTGTGAACGGCTCGGCATCACCATCCATGCCGATCTGCGTCACACCGCCCTCGGTGATGCGCAGGCTACGGCCCAAGCTCTGGTCAAATTGATCCCCTTGCTGGAAGGCAGGGGACTGCGCACGCTTGCCGATGTGATTGCTGAAAGCAAGAAACACGGTCGATTGCTGCGTGATTTGAACTGA
- a CDS encoding DUF294 nucleotidyltransferase-like domain-containing protein: MALAAHQDLTVLPVDRLMTRNPVTCLADTPIRQAAELMAKHHISSVCVADADRFHGIVTVRDMNAKVVAAGLSRDLPVSHIMSADPLTLPPSALGLDVLHMMMERRIGHVPIVDAGRLLGIVTQTDLTRFQAMSSAELVRRVADAPDIPAMAKATAGIPVLLAQLVGMGTPHAVITRLITDIADTVTRQLLKRAEAELGAPPVPYLWLACGSQGRREQTGVSDQDHCVILSDDVADTDMPYFAKLAQIVSDGLHACGYVYCPGDMMATNPRWCQPLRVWRGYFEGWIAKPNPEAQMLASVMFDLREIGGDVSLIADLRADTLAKASQNSIFVAHMIANSLKHAPPLGIFNRLPRGLLDMKHNGVVPFVDLGRLYALQGQLPAVNTRARIEAAITAGTLSATGGADLLDAYDLIATTRLRHQARQIRAGQRPDNALSPATLSGFERGHLRDAFGVVKTMQSAIGSGKGALG, from the coding sequence ATGGCCCTGGCTGCACATCAGGATTTGACCGTCTTGCCGGTGGATCGGTTGATGACCCGCAACCCGGTGACATGCTTGGCCGACACGCCTATCCGACAGGCGGCAGAGTTGATGGCCAAACACCATATCTCTTCGGTCTGCGTGGCCGATGCGGACCGGTTTCACGGCATCGTCACGGTACGCGACATGAATGCCAAAGTTGTGGCTGCTGGTCTGAGCAGAGACTTACCTGTCTCGCATATCATGTCGGCAGATCCGTTGACCTTGCCGCCCAGTGCCCTTGGTCTCGACGTACTGCATATGATGATGGAGCGTCGGATTGGCCATGTGCCAATTGTTGATGCGGGCCGGCTTTTGGGCATCGTCACACAGACCGATCTGACCCGGTTTCAAGCGATGTCCTCGGCAGAGCTGGTGCGCCGTGTGGCTGACGCGCCCGATATTCCCGCGATGGCAAAGGCGACGGCTGGCATTCCGGTTTTGCTGGCGCAGCTGGTCGGTATGGGCACACCGCACGCGGTCATCACGCGTCTGATCACCGATATTGCCGATACCGTCACCCGCCAATTGTTGAAACGGGCCGAAGCCGAACTGGGCGCACCGCCCGTGCCCTATCTGTGGCTGGCCTGCGGTAGTCAGGGGCGGCGCGAACAAACGGGCGTGTCCGATCAGGACCATTGTGTGATCCTGTCCGATGATGTGGCTGACACCGACATGCCGTACTTCGCGAAGCTTGCGCAGATCGTCAGTGATGGCTTGCACGCGTGCGGGTACGTGTACTGCCCCGGTGACATGATGGCAACGAACCCTCGCTGGTGTCAGCCCTTGCGTGTCTGGCGCGGATACTTTGAGGGGTGGATTGCCAAGCCCAATCCGGAGGCACAGATGTTGGCGTCGGTCATGTTTGACCTGCGCGAGATTGGAGGCGATGTCAGCCTGATTGCCGACCTTCGGGCTGACACCTTGGCGAAAGCATCGCAGAATTCGATTTTTGTTGCCCATATGATCGCCAATTCATTGAAGCATGCACCCCCGCTGGGAATATTCAATCGCTTGCCGCGGGGGCTGTTGGATATGAAGCACAACGGTGTTGTGCCCTTTGTCGATCTGGGGCGGCTCTATGCGCTGCAGGGACAATTGCCTGCAGTGAACACGCGCGCCCGGATTGAGGCCGCGATCACCGCCGGAACCTTGTCTGCGACGGGTGGGGCTGATCTGTTGGATGCCTATGACTTGATCGCAACCACGCGGTTGCGCCATCAGGCCCGCCAGATCAGGGCCGGGCAGCGACCGGACAACGCGCTGTCCCCTGCGACGCTTTCCGGGTTCGAACGTGGCCATCTGCGTGATGCGTTTGGCGTCGTCAAAACGATGCAGTCCGCCATAGGATCGGGCAAGGGAGCGTTGGGGTAG
- a CDS encoding sodium:solute symporter family protein, with protein sequence MDQFTLNLLFVGASFALYIGIAVWARAGSTSEFYAAGRGVHPVTNGMATAADWMSAASFISMAGLIAFTGYDNSSFLMGWTGGYVLLALLLAPYLRKFGKFTVSEFIGDRFYSKTARLVAVICLLVASITYVIGQMQGVGIAFGRFLEIDTTWGLLIGSCVVFAYAVFGGMKGVTYTQVAQYCVLITAYTIPAVFISLQLTGNPIPALGLFGSVESGEPLLAKLDQIVTDLGFAEYTAAHGSTINMVLFTLSLMIGTAGLPHVIMRFFTVPRVSDARWSAGWTLVFIALLYLTAPAVGAMARLNISELMWPNGTEAAAVTVEQIENDPEYGWMQTWQKTGLLDWEDKNGDGQIQYYNDANAELQEKAAANGWEGNELTKFNRDILVLANPEIASLPGWVIGLVAAGGLAAALSTAAGLLLAISSAVSHDLLKGQLTPNMSEKSELLAARISMAAAIVVAVILGLNPPGFAAQTVALAFGLAAASIFPALMMGIFSTRINNVGAVAGMLAGLVVTLLYIFLHKGWFFIPDTNLFTDADPLLGPIKSTSFGAIGAMVNFGVAYVVAGMTKETPQEIKDLVESVRIPRGAGAAAADH encoded by the coding sequence ATGGATCAGTTTACACTCAACCTGCTGTTTGTGGGCGCGTCCTTTGCGCTTTACATTGGTATCGCCGTTTGGGCCCGCGCGGGGTCTACATCAGAATTCTACGCCGCCGGTCGCGGCGTGCACCCTGTCACCAACGGGATGGCCACTGCCGCCGACTGGATGTCTGCGGCTTCGTTCATTTCGATGGCGGGTCTGATTGCCTTTACCGGGTATGACAACTCGTCCTTTCTGATGGGCTGGACAGGTGGCTATGTGCTGCTGGCACTGCTGCTTGCGCCTTACCTGCGCAAGTTTGGCAAGTTCACCGTGTCCGAGTTCATCGGTGACCGCTTCTACTCCAAGACCGCGCGCCTTGTGGCCGTGATCTGTCTGCTTGTGGCCTCCATCACATATGTGATCGGTCAGATGCAGGGTGTGGGCATCGCTTTTGGTCGCTTCCTTGAGATCGACACAACATGGGGCCTGCTGATTGGGTCCTGCGTGGTGTTTGCCTATGCCGTGTTTGGCGGCATGAAGGGTGTGACATACACGCAGGTCGCACAGTACTGCGTTCTGATCACCGCCTACACCATCCCGGCGGTCTTCATCTCACTCCAGTTGACAGGCAACCCGATCCCGGCACTTGGCCTGTTCGGTTCGGTTGAGTCCGGTGAGCCGCTTCTGGCGAAACTGGACCAGATCGTCACCGATCTTGGCTTTGCCGAGTACACGGCGGCACATGGATCGACCATCAACATGGTGCTGTTCACCTTGTCCCTGATGATCGGTACCGCAGGTCTGCCCCACGTCATCATGCGCTTCTTCACCGTGCCCCGCGTGTCTGACGCACGTTGGTCTGCGGGTTGGACGCTGGTGTTCATCGCGCTGCTGTATCTGACCGCCCCTGCGGTGGGTGCCATGGCACGCCTTAACATCTCTGAACTGATGTGGCCAAATGGGACCGAAGCCGCCGCCGTCACTGTCGAACAGATCGAAAACGATCCGGAATACGGCTGGATGCAAACGTGGCAGAAAACCGGTCTTCTGGACTGGGAAGACAAGAACGGCGACGGCCAGATCCAGTACTACAACGATGCCAATGCAGAGTTGCAGGAAAAAGCGGCCGCCAATGGCTGGGAAGGCAACGAGTTGACCAAGTTCAACCGTGATATCCTGGTGCTGGCCAACCCCGAGATCGCGTCCCTGCCGGGCTGGGTGATTGGCCTTGTGGCGGCAGGCGGCCTTGCGGCGGCTCTGTCCACGGCGGCTGGATTGCTTCTGGCGATCTCTTCGGCGGTGTCCCACGACTTGCTGAAGGGGCAGTTGACCCCGAACATGTCCGAGAAATCCGAGCTGCTCGCAGCCCGAATTTCGATGGCGGCAGCGATTGTGGTGGCAGTGATCCTGGGTCTGAACCCACCGGGCTTTGCGGCCCAGACGGTGGCATTGGCCTTTGGACTTGCCGCAGCTTCGATCTTCCCCGCGCTGATGATGGGCATCTTTTCCACCCGCATCAACAACGTGGGCGCGGTTGCGGGCATGCTGGCCGGTCTGGTCGTGACCTTGTTGTACATCTTCCTGCACAAGGGCTGGTTCTTTATCCCTGACACCAACCTGTTCACCGACGCAGATCCCCTGCTTGGGCCAATCAAGTCGACATCATTCGGTGCGATCGGGGCCATGGTCAACTTTGGTGTGGCGTATGTGGTGGCCGGTATGACCAAGGAAACCCCACAAGAGATCAAGGACCTTGTGGAAAGCGTGCGTATCCCGCGTGGCGCTGGCGCTGCTGCGGCGGACCACTAA
- a CDS encoding DUF4212 domain-containing protein: MSEETTNTAQVSETDKGYWAANVRMILISLVIWAVVSFGFGIILRPMLSGIAVGGTDLGFWFAQQGSILVFLALIFFYAWRMNKLDKQYGVDEE; encoded by the coding sequence ATGTCGGAGGAAACGACAAACACCGCTCAAGTGTCCGAAACGGACAAAGGGTATTGGGCAGCCAATGTCCGCATGATCTTAATTTCGCTGGTGATTTGGGCCGTAGTGTCCTTTGGCTTCGGCATCATCCTGCGCCCGATGCTTAGTGGTATCGCCGTCGGTGGAACAGACTTGGGCTTCTGGTTTGCTCAGCAAGGATCGATCTTGGTCTTCCTGGCCCTGATCTTTTTCTACGCCTGGCGGATGAACAAGCTCGATAAGCAATACGGCGTGGACGAGGAGTAA
- a CDS encoding adenylate kinase, with amino-acid sequence MDGTQVTATAPVFILLGPPGAGKGTQARMLQEQFGFVQLSTGYLLRAAVAAGTEAGHAAKAVMESGGLVSDEIVIAILKDRLADDDCAKGVILDGFPRTTLQAEALDDLLASSGQHINAAISLEVDDAAMVARISGRFTCGNCGEGYHDVHKPTAVLGICDKCGSSHMKRRADDNAETVGQRLTEYHKQTAPLIAYYDGKGVLQSLNAMGAIDVIATELSGMVKGATT; translated from the coding sequence ATGGACGGGACACAGGTTACTGCAACCGCGCCCGTGTTTATCCTGCTTGGTCCTCCGGGGGCAGGCAAGGGCACGCAGGCCCGGATGCTGCAAGAGCAGTTTGGGTTCGTGCAATTGTCCACCGGTTATCTGCTGCGTGCCGCTGTGGCGGCGGGCACGGAGGCCGGTCACGCAGCCAAGGCGGTGATGGAATCGGGCGGGCTGGTCAGCGACGAGATCGTCATTGCCATCCTGAAGGACCGACTGGCGGACGACGACTGCGCCAAAGGTGTGATCCTTGACGGCTTTCCTCGCACCACCCTTCAGGCCGAAGCGCTGGATGATCTGCTGGCCAGCAGCGGGCAGCACATAAATGCCGCCATCAGCCTTGAGGTAGACGACGCGGCGATGGTTGCCCGCATCTCTGGCCGGTTCACCTGCGGCAATTGCGGCGAAGGCTACCACGACGTGCACAAGCCGACTGCGGTTCTGGGCATTTGCGACAAGTGTGGCAGCAGCCATATGAAGCGCCGGGCGGATGACAATGCCGAAACGGTGGGCCAAAGGTTGACCGAATACCACAAACAGACGGCACCGCTGATCGCCTATTACGACGGCAAGGGCGTGCTTCAATCCCTGAACGCGATGGGGGCGATTGATGTGATTGCGACCGAACTGTCGGGGATGGTGAAAGGCGCCACGACCTAA